A window from Parus major isolate Abel chromosome 27, Parus_major1.1, whole genome shotgun sequence encodes these proteins:
- the LOC107215210 gene encoding ras-related protein Rab-18-B-like isoform X1, with the protein MEPAGLTLKLLLVGDSAVGKSSLLRRFTDGAFEPRLTPTVGIDFKVKKMVVEGRAVQLAIWDTAGQERFRTLTPSFYRGAQGVVLVYDVTRKDTFTGLGSWLSELEMYTTNSSTVKMLVGNKTDKPDREVERKEGLQLARKHSLLFIETSAKTQDGVQHAFEELVIKILQTPDLWDKNTAKKGVQLMEPSAQQEKGLCAAHCPLT; encoded by the exons ATGGAGCCCGCGGGCCTCAcgctgaagctgctgctggtcGGAGACAGCGCCGTGGGGAAGTCCAG CCTCCTGCGGCGCTTCACGGACGGCGCGTTTGAGCCGCGCCTGACACCCACCGTCG GTATTGATTTTAAGGTGAAGAAGATGGTGGTGGAGGGCCGTGCAGTACAGCTGGCCATATGG GATACAGCAGGACAGGAGCGTTTCAGAACACTGACTCCCAGTTTCTACCGAGGAGCTCAAGGAGTAGTTTTAG TGTATGATGTGACAAGAAAAGACACTTTCACAGGACTAGGAAGCTGGCTGAGTGAGCTGGAAATGTACACCaccaacagcagcactgtgaaaaTGTTGGTTGGCAATAAAACCGATAAG CCTGACCGTGAAgtagagagaaaagaagggCTCCAGCTTGCTAGGAAACACTCACTGCTTTTTATAG AGACCAGTGCCAAGACACAGGATGGAGTGCAACATGCCTTTGAGGAACTGGTCATAAAGATCCTGCAGACTCCAGATCTTTGGGATAAGAACACAGCAAAGAAGGGAGTGCAGCTCATGGAAccttcagcacagcaggaaaaaggctTGTGTGCTGCCCACTGTCCACTTACTTAA
- the LOC107215210 gene encoding ras-related protein Rab-18-B-like isoform X2 — MEPAGLTLKLLLVGDSAVGNLLRRFTDGAFEPRLTPTVGIDFKVKKMVVEGRAVQLAIWDTAGQERFRTLTPSFYRGAQGVVLVYDVTRKDTFTGLGSWLSELEMYTTNSSTVKMLVGNKTDKPDREVERKEGLQLARKHSLLFIETSAKTQDGVQHAFEELVIKILQTPDLWDKNTAKKGVQLMEPSAQQEKGLCAAHCPLT, encoded by the exons ATGGAGCCCGCGGGCCTCAcgctgaagctgctgctggtcGGAGACAGCGCCGTGGGGAA CCTCCTGCGGCGCTTCACGGACGGCGCGTTTGAGCCGCGCCTGACACCCACCGTCG GTATTGATTTTAAGGTGAAGAAGATGGTGGTGGAGGGCCGTGCAGTACAGCTGGCCATATGG GATACAGCAGGACAGGAGCGTTTCAGAACACTGACTCCCAGTTTCTACCGAGGAGCTCAAGGAGTAGTTTTAG TGTATGATGTGACAAGAAAAGACACTTTCACAGGACTAGGAAGCTGGCTGAGTGAGCTGGAAATGTACACCaccaacagcagcactgtgaaaaTGTTGGTTGGCAATAAAACCGATAAG CCTGACCGTGAAgtagagagaaaagaagggCTCCAGCTTGCTAGGAAACACTCACTGCTTTTTATAG AGACCAGTGCCAAGACACAGGATGGAGTGCAACATGCCTTTGAGGAACTGGTCATAAAGATCCTGCAGACTCCAGATCTTTGGGATAAGAACACAGCAAAGAAGGGAGTGCAGCTCATGGAAccttcagcacagcaggaaaaaggctTGTGTGCTGCCCACTGTCCACTTACTTAA